AGTTagtaattaacaaaatatacaaaaaaataactgATAGACAAAACAAAGCATACATAGACTTCCAGCATTTAGTCAAAATTTCTCTGAAATTTggatattaatatattatagtaaaagatgaatatatttcatttaataacaTGATTATTAGATtgtatttcattaatatttagttttgttattatttcctaaaaggttattatatttaaacatattGAACATtaaagttaaaataatacttttaaCTTGTATATGatatgtaattaatttttgatccattataaaattattttatttgtttttatatatgtatatattagatatagaataatttaatacataATCCTCATATATATAGAGTTTGTCTTATGCATGTATAACACAGTATAGAGAAAGGTGAATTTATATAGtagtattaaattataacgAACTACAAACttagtattttattattatcgtATGAAAgttattattcctttttttttatctattatGTGAATGTAAGTAAAAACGAAATTATAAGTTACTTATAAATTGCTGTAATGGAAAAATTACTTCTGAAATTGTCTGCTTATATGAAGACAAGTGAATAGTTATGTAATTACATACTATAGggatatttcatattttccttagcatattatatttttagtaaatattatgaaatggATAGTAAATTTGCAACTTACTaaagtatattaaatatcagaatagtttatttttaataaaaagaaaaataataaacaagaatatatacatatttatcaCCTAATTCTattgtatttaaatattatatatttggagggaaaacaaagaaaaacaGGAAATTagacaaatatataacagaaatagaaataagataaaaaaattgccAGAAGACtggaataatataaaatataaaaaatataataagatagtttatttaaataaggataataaattatcatgaaataatatttatgtttatgatgtaaaaggaatttttttctatattcatTTGCCGCAAGATCAAAATAAATCTTCTTAAAGgcttaaaatttaaaaaagaatagtaTTTCTATTaggtaaaaattaatatgcaattaatttttatatttaattaaaaaaacgtCAATGCGTAGTATGTTGTTATTCtaacaatattattatcctaataaacatataactCTCatgtatatgaattaattaaatgaattcATATAAAGTGGTTACTTATACAGCTCAATAATTCtgcacatataaaaataaatatatatatatatatataaatatatttatatttaaatgataaaatgaacaaaaatataataaattgcGTACttgataaaacaaaaattctGAGAAATCTTTGAGAAAATAACtaaaatacaaacatatggtttattttctaaactatgaaaataaaaaaattaataaaaaaaaaaaaaacatattaaaaaattacattttatcataaataatttataaaattaattaaacgAACAAATctaaacatataaatgttcTATCTACATTAGGAGGAACAATAATAACGTTAAAAGAATTCTTTTAGGTAAAAactaattataatttatataatacataaatatgagtagtttgtatgtataaactctaataaatattaaatttcatatgcattgatataaatgaattcaaattaaatatttcaataagTTTTTCTTTGATTTATTATTGGAATGGAGGGCTAGATCTTCAATTAAACTATTtgagaaatttttaaaatccttattaataattttaaagaatttaaaaataaaataaaaaattgatacTGAGATGAATGCAATAGATCCAAAAATGATTAACcatatgttatttttcataataagtCCTAGAAGTTTggtcataataataatacttataatggggaataataaaattggaGTAAAAACCTTAAGAGCTAattctttcttattttctaCAGGTTTACCAGTAAATTCATTTATCTCTATATGTTCAAAGCCTAATAGTTTTcccaatattttttcatattttccaTTTAGTTTCATCAAATAGTCAGTTATCCCAGATGACTTATCTTTTCTTTCTAGCTTATAACTTTTCGTTTGAATCggtttttcttttaattctcCTTTTGTCTCATCAGGGTAATAAACAGAGTATAATGAATCATTTGAACCAGCAAAAATACGGCTAGATTTTAATGAATCATTGGAACtatcaaaattatatttagacTTTAATGAATCATATGAGTTTTGATagtttttatgaaaaatatcgTTTAAATTAAAGTCTGAATATTCATAATCCTTATATGTATGCCCATGTAATAATCTGCTTACCTTTATACCTGATGAATTATttaagttaattttttttttgcttgaTATTCCAGAGTTAATCTAAAAATTagtgtaaatatttaatagatacaaaaataaccgtatttatatataattaagaaattcgttttaaaatggaaacgaaaatcttcaaaaaaaagttatagaAATTATTGATTAAAGCAGTTATATTAGCTTATAGGAATAATGAgacatacataataaaaaggtaaatgagaaagttttaataaagaaagtgaatttatttgttttttctatgatgtaaaatttatttataggcaataaacatttttgataatataatttttatttctatgaTTTTACGATAATATTCTATAAagatttgttaaaattttaccCTACTGAAGTCGGTCACTTTAGAATTTAAAACCTTTTAGAGTTCTTTaattagtaataattataacagtTTTTCAAAGTAAAAGTggtaaaatacattaaataaaaatattattatttcaaataaaataaatataaaataaagtattaaaaatattaaaatttatataattatattaattattgtaattaaGATTTGCTgctgtaaatattttatttcagaAAAATCTAAACACactcttatattttttctattcatattaaaaaaatgttaagctatttttattaagaaaaccgttaaaataaaataaaattaatagattacataaatataattctttaaaaatatctcATACAAAATTAGTATTTACGATTAAAATAATGACAAATATGTTGAATTTTGCTAAACGCTTATGTACGAAAAATTGTTTTGCAATAATTTGCAATAAGagtaataattaaaacaataatatacatcataataatgatttaataaaatttaatttacatacagtaatacaatattatagacttatatatattaatcagAAGTGCTTAATATACAGctaa
This sequence is a window from Plasmodium malariae genome assembly, contig: PmUG01_00_31, whole genome shotgun sequence. Protein-coding genes within it:
- the PmUG01_00057800 gene encoding Plasmodium exported protein, unknown function; translation: MNRKNIRVLNSKVTDFSRINSGISSKKKINLNNSSGIKVSRLLHGHTYKDYEYSDFNLNDIFHKNYQNSYDSLKSKYNFDSSNDSLKSSRIFAGSNDSLYSVYYPDETKGELKEKPIQTKSYKLERKDKSSGITDYLMKLNGKYEKILGKLLGFEHIEINEFTGKPVENKKELALKVFTPILLFPIISIIIMTKLLGLIMKNNIWLIIFGSIAFISVSIFYFIFKFFKIINKDFKNFSNSLIEDLALHSNNKSKKNLLKYLI